The DNA segment GCAATATCCCACACTTTCTGTTGACCAGCTTCGCTGTCGTTCTCACTCAGGCCGCGTACAATTTGTTGCGCCAAAACGAAACCGAAAGTGCCATACTTTATGGATGTCGGATACGAGGTATCCCAGAAGAAGCGTGGCTGTAGGAAGACCACTGGGAATTGTATGGTATTCGTTTGTGTGTTGTAAGTGGGCAGCAACTTTAGCGTATAAGATGGGCTATTTTGCGGTACATGCAGTAGCGCGGCGGCCTGATGCAGCTTGAGTAACTGCTTTTCATTTTGCCACTCCAGCAAATTGATGATATTATTGTAGTATTGATCGGGATACATGTTGGCGGGCTTGATGCCACCTTGAAAGAAACCGATATGCTCCTGCGGTTGCAAGACCTCTATGCGCATTGCTCGCAGTTTCTCGCGTAAGTTCTGCAATGTCTTTGGTGATATCCAACTAAAGCGCGGTGAAGTTTGCAACTCGCTATTTAGGTTATATTTGATAGTGTGGAACATTGTCTGCAGTTCTTGGAATAGTTCGGTATCTTCGTAATTGCGGTTGTAGAAATACTCCATTTCGTGTGGGAAAAAGTCGATCAATTTGTGCACACAAAACTCTTTGCTGCCACCCAAGTCGAAGCGGTCCAAAACCTTCCACAGCGTGTAATTGGCTAGCGTCAGTTTCGGTGTGAGTCTAATGATATCGAcaagatttttgaaatatccCTTCGGCGTTTCGTAAATCTTCTCGTTAATCGGGCGATCGAACATCAGCTGCAGATAGCGGCTGAGATCCACAAAACTGCCGTAGGAGGCCTTCAATTCAGCCACATAGCGTTCGAGTGGCGCCGCTTCCTGTGTCACATTCTGCAATGCTTTGCCCAACTGTTCTTCCACTTGCTGCACCTGCGAGGCGAGCTCTTGCGCCCAAGCGTTACTCATCTCGGGAAAGAATTGCTGCAGCTTATTTTGTACGTAGCGCGCATAGTTGGTGTGTTTCTCCAACTCTAAAGCAGGCGCGCCTAGTTGTATGCGGCTTTTGTCCGCGTGCTGCAGATCCGTCACTACGTCGAACGCTATAAAAACGTCCACATTAAATTTACGCTTTGCCAACACCACAAGTTTGAGCCAATCGTACTCGTCTTCGAACCAATCATTGTCGGTTATGAGCGGCCAACCGAGTTGAAAATTAAGTGCATCCCAAATAGGCGCATAACCCACGGTCTTAATGGTCTGCGTATCACGGCATGAGTCAAAGACCGCCTTCAGTAAATTGTTCAGGTATGTATCAGTCGCTGTTGCACCGTTATTATTGTTGCTCTCACTGTTAGGCTCCTGCAGCGCTGCGGCACATTTGCTAACATACAAATCCTCTAGTAGCCCAACAAATGAGGTTTTGTTCCTCCCTGTCGACGCGGGATGATTAAACGCCCATCGTCCACAGGCCCAATTGTAGAAGTTGTCGCACGGATTTGCATTTCCATTCATATATGCCGACATTTGTATGCCCCGCGAGAGTTGCAGTGTGGCATTGTTGTATTGCGGCACTGTAGGCTTTGCGGCGGTGTGCTTCTGAGCAGCTTGCAGCAGTAGTAAAACC comes from the Bactrocera neohumeralis isolate Rockhampton chromosome 2, APGP_CSIRO_Bneo_wtdbg2-racon-allhic-juicebox.fasta_v2, whole genome shotgun sequence genome and includes:
- the LOC126751671 gene encoding phosphate-regulating neutral endopeptidase PHEX-like; amino-acid sequence: MWKIYKPLLVLLLLQAAQKHTAAKPTVPQYNNATLQLSRGIQMSAYMNGNANPCDNFYNWACGRWAFNHPASTGRNKTSFVGLLEDLYVSKCAAALQEPNSESNNNNGATATDTYLNNLLKAVFDSCRDTQTIKTVGYAPIWDALNFQLGWPLITDNDWFEDEYDWLKLVVLAKRKFNVDVFIAFDVVTDLQHADKSRIQLGAPALELEKHTNYARYVQNKLQQFFPEMSNAWAQELASQVQQVEEQLGKALQNVTQEAAPLERYVAELKASYGSFVDLSRYLQLMFDRPINEKIYETPKGYFKNLVDIIRLTPKLTLANYTLWKVLDRFDLGGSKEFCVHKLIDFFPHEMEYFYNRNYEDTELFQELQTMFHTIKYNLNSELQTSPRFSWISPKTLQNLREKLRAMRIEVLQPQEHIGFFQGGIKPANMYPDQYYNNIINLLEWQNEKQLLKLHQAAALLHVPQNSPSYTLKLLPTYNTQTNTIQFPVVFLQPRFFWDTSYPTSIKYGTFGFVLAQQIVRGLSENDSEAGQQKVWDIASELTFVKRSSCFADQPYYSAKEFKGKSVNDRERLKKAFIDNGGLSLAYRLYEKWTQGKSEQDISVLPRLPNKHRQQFFLAYAQLFCADYADEVPQFVDLPEALRLNGAVANLNEFGNAFECGVEHTIKDKCVIF